TGGCAATAATGGCCATGGCAATGACATCAATGGTACTACATTTAGGAATCCATCTAGCATGaactatgctggatatatacatactttAGAGAAgggtgcattttgcagcaacGCTACCGTCTTCAAGAAAGCTAATGGCGCCACAATTACTGAGGAAAACATACACAAATGTGGCGCCTTGTACAAGCTttacattctatcatgcGCTTACTTTACTGGATTGCAGAAAAAGCGTAGTACCCAGAGCAATACTCCTACGACTCCTAGGACAATCCGAGaaatcctctactggctcagtgcattgccctatagtcaggcataCCAAGAGATATTGAAGCATTCCAAGGaagtattgaagaaggtagcaCCAGATAAGGGTGGTACTAAAACGCTCTCATTTATCCAAACAGGCCGTAATGCTCCCATTACCGTtcatgaattcaacctgtttgcccacttccaagcagtgactcagtactgcccactggtcctcatatgtatccagggtggtaTACACAGCACTAACAGCAGTACtcctgccattcactccctctatgccaacactgaatgccacttcacctatcccactgtatccatccaagcatacaaccaggtggtacactacattagggctctgttctaccagctctacttccttaggaagcagtgtgcaGTGAAAGTTGCCCTAGGAGgtaaatggcgtgagtgtaggtatggtgATGGGGTAGTCTCTAAGGGGGttattagctggatgtgcctggggtgtaaccccatggaacatgataggaaatgtAGGGTGGATGAGTTGGGGAAGGAGTTGGTGGGGGTAATAAATAAGCTAACGGCATTGGAATGGCGAAAGGCTGAGGAGACGAAAAAGAGAGAAGAAAAACTAGAGAGGGCTGAGAAATTGATAACTCTATTCGAAGCTATTGGGaatgtagtggtacaattgggtaatgcccaggaggcattggaagggaagaagaAAGAGGCGATAGAGGCGGTGAAGACGAAACTAACGGCGGCTAGGACGGGACTACATAGTGCTAAGGAGAAGTTGAATGAGAATGGGCTGAATGAGGAACTAAAGGATGCTAAGGCAGCACTAGGGGTGCTGAcgaatggtggtggtggtaatgGAGGAATACTAGAGAAGTTAATAGGGGGTGATGGACTAGATAAGGCTAGTAATGGTGAAGAAAACCAGAGGGACTTCAGTAGTGGGAAGGACAGGATAAGTGAGGCTATCAATAAGGTACATGAAGTAATGAAGCTTATAAAGGAGTGGGCGGAGCAAGATAAAGACGAGGTTATATGCCATCTGAAGGACCCATATAATGAATTCCTCAAGGCTATCGAAGACCTCATTTCAATCTGCacctctcccaagtgcccGCCATGTGAATCACACTCCAAAAAATGTGGCCAACCATCCACACCCAGTATCTGTAGGACCTGTCTCcaacccactaccactggtgtcccctcccccctccaggcattcctcgaggatagGCTAccaggttttagttgtgacGAAGTGGTGAACGATGACAAGGACAATCCAGATTATCCAcccgctgcatcccacctagaacactgtaatggctcaggccagtgctgcccactgccaatgggtttcagGGGGCAGTTCCTCAAGGGAGGCATCAGTGATTGTACCGGCAAACGCCTTTACggcatcctctacttcttcagtaacggggacatgatgcagtcgtgtgtttatacactagtgagggtcACAGCCgcactcagtgctacgacaccacaggtattgggtgatgtctttgggttctttagagGTGGTGTGGGAAATCCAGAGCAACAGGAGGGGCAACAGAAGGGGACAAATGCCAACAAATGTGACCACAGTAAGAAGCTGTCTGATAAAAAAACTGATgactacttttgcggctggtgtgcctctgggttacgggatgaagtacaaaagatagagtggataccattTGACAGTACTCCAGGTGGACAATACCTGAGCACTGTCGGTAAAGCGCTCAGAGATATTAAGGGGGATAAGGGCAGTAGTGGCAAACAGACAGGCACTACTTCCCTCTCGGCACTCACTGACAGTAACCACTACGtatcccccctaaccggtgaactctataccgctgtgagtgccaccttcggtaacacatacctctcatgggtactatatctatcagattCCCTATACTGGGGATTACAGTCACTTGCCAGTGAGTTCAagcagattgaatgccggggctgtaagggacaatgtgaccccaataagtgcaagaagggacATCATGGAGCAAGTAGTGAtggacagtgtggatgccaatcaatcgtatcatgtaccggggtactgccggtATTGTACAGACATGGCTTTAGctatggtaacccattcaatctggaggggttCCAGCAGAGTGGTAAGGACAAGGGGGATTATAGTATACAGAAGGCACAGAGTACTAAGCAGTGTCATCAGTTCTTGGACAGTATCAATGCAGTGATCAAGACagagagtaccactcccctcaccaacctcctctcccaggtcggcaagctccaatacgacatacggctcccctggatctttgtcctcacgttAGCCTGGCTCATGGCAGTGctctacctagcctttggtgccatatggccactggactggacacatatgaggtcgcattggttacggggtggagaacaccagtggcaatgcatgtggtataaggtgatgacgggacgcaaaggaatggcactggtggagtattttggtaagacatagtggcgccttcggcgcaacggtgctaaatgatatacactagtgtcactcactatatatagtagcgGTATAGGTAGTGATCCTATAATGGGCATTAACAGGGTACACATTCCGGTGAAACCAGTGCATTAAGCAGTGCTAATATAGAGTAAGTGGGATATCTGTGGAAGGCTGCAGTTAGTTCACTGAGGAGCTACTGATAGCCCTTCCGTGGTACCacacacattcaaatttgCCAGTGGGTTCCATAGCATGGCagtgactgcagtaggtaGTGCAACTTATGACGTACACACAGTACATTGTCATTGGGGGTTATAAtatggcgccttcggcgcaacggtgcctctaggggtggtgatgtggagtaATTGTAACATAGAAAGCCCATGGGTTCCACCCAGCCTTTGGCaccaattgaaggaaacagtgttacTATAGACAAGTGTAGTaacaattgaaggaaaggaacagtgttattataatTAT
This is a stretch of genomic DNA from Babesia bovis T2Bo chromosome 1, whole genome shotgun sequence. It encodes these proteins:
- a CDS encoding variant erythrocyte surface antigen-1 alpha subunit; its protein translation is MSSFKPYSSLTDAPTNLKEAIDWVLRVTGKDGKPLDEKNGECICGLAAAVTDLLQSVQLEYHGYEGEAPNNGPPKDQVTQYLNGLFSLVQGLGGTAVVRTYIDQLAQVLSALVGWSKIDKCWDKGKCQKGGNGYQHGIKTECGYLKDVTPNTPCKECGCMKWNDPNPSSNEGHHLGRRCTKCKGSGDSTGCSCSSAGGKQCTADKECKCDRKCECTNGTYRSAYGENVSYQSYIGEIHQLCRPPNWEYLKRGPPGFNADGKQIKDGLTPSQRRHQCARILLGSVCLIWSGLTYMYWTGKWAKSSPRWNNHILDGTGLDDGTLSQWLQALGFPREMLNDHGPGNRWDQVINNDFVQKFYLGFADTSGSSGNNGHGNDINGTTFRNPSSMNYAGYIHTLEKGAFCSNATVFKKANGATITEENIHKCGALYKLYILSCAYFTGLQKKRSTQSNTPTTPRTIREILYWLSALPYSQAYQEILKHSKEVLKKVAPDKGGTKTLSFIQTGRNAPITVHEFNLFAHFQAVTQYCPLVLICIQGGIHSTNSSTPAIHSLYANTECHFTYPTVSIQAYNQVVHYIRALFYQLYFLRKQCAVKVALGGKWRECRYGDGVVSKGVISWMCLGCNPMEHDRKCRVDELGKELVGVINKLTALEWRKAEETKKREEKLERAEKLITLFEAIGNVVVQLGNAQEALEGKKKEAIEAVKTKLTAARTGLHSAKEKLNENGLNEELKDAKAALGVLTNGGGGNGGILEKLIGGDGLDKASNGEENQRDFSSGKDRISEAINKVHEVMKLIKEWAEQDKDEVICHLKDPYNEFLKAIEDLISICTSPKCPPCESHSKKCGQPSTPSICRTCLQPTTTGVPSPLQAFLEDRLPGFSCDEVVNDDKDNPDYPPAASHLEHCNGSGQCCPLPMGFRGQFLKGGISDCTGKRLYGILYFFSNGDMMQSCVYTLVRVTAALSATTPQVLGDVFGFFRGGVGNPEQQEGQQKGTNANKCDHSKKLSDKKTDDYFCGWCASGLRDEVQKIEWIPFDSTPGGQYLSTVGKALRDIKGDKGSSGKQTGTTSLSALTDSNHYVSPLTGELYTAVSATFGNTYLSWVLYLSDSLYWGLQSLASEFKQIECRGCKGQCDPNKCKKGHHGASSDGQCGCQSIVSCTGVLPVLYRHGFSYGNPFNLEGFQQSGKDKGDYSIQKAQSTKQCHQFLDSINAVIKTESTTPLTNLLSQVGKLQYDIRLPWIFVLTLAWLMAVLYLAFGAIWPLDWTHMRSHWLRGGEHQWQCMWYKVMTGRKGMALVEYFGKT